Genomic DNA from Hymenobacter jejuensis:
GTAATGATTCAAAGATTTGTTGTCTACATCAAATTTACGCATAATAATAAGTAAATCAACAACTTACAATAAAAAACATTAGTAAATATATATACTAAGGTTCAGTAGGCGTCCTAATTTATCAAGCGTCTTAGTCAGCAATGAACAATTTTGTATCTTATCCATTCCAATACAATTCACCACATTGGATTGATAGTCAATATACTACAAAATATGTTTTTATACAACTAATTGAAATTCAATATCTTATATAAATGCCGTGCTATCATGATACATCATTTGTATAAGAGCATAGGTACTAATTACACTTCTAGCCTCGTGGAAAAACAATAAAAAAATACATATTGTAGAAGCAATATTTTGTATGTTTGTCTTTCACCGTTCCACAACTATTTGCCACAACTCTACCTCATGCACCTTACGCAAATTCAGCAGGCGCTAATGCGCCTGGGTTTCAACGTGGACCCTGCCACGAATGTCTATTGCCAGGTCACGAACAAAGGAAAGATCAGCGTTCACCGCAGCGACAACAGCCCGACCCGCGGCCTGTTTATTGAAGGGCCGGGCGGCATTGTAGTCGGCAACCCCGTCAACGAAGACCACATGCACACCATGTTGGTAACGGCCGGGTACTAAATCCGCTCCTGACTTAAACTTCATCCCCAATCCGCTTCGCTGCGAATTGGGGATTTTTCATTTATATCTTATTGATAATCAAGCATATAAACAAGAGCCAATTTTGACACTACGCGAACAGAGTATGCGCCTGTTCGATAAAAACCCGGCTGCTCATCCAAGCCATCACCAGCACGACCAACAGGCCGCAAAAAGTCAGGAACAACGGGTGCCGGTACTCGCCTACCACCGATTTGCGGTGGGCCGCTACCAGCATTGTGCCGAGGGTAATGGGCAAAATAAAGCCGTTGAGCGCTCCAGCAAGAATCAGCAGGCTTACTGGCTTGCCAACTAGCACGAAAATGAGTGTCGACAACAGGATAAATCCGATGATGATTCGGTTTTCGTTGCGACTGATGCCGGCATGAAAAGACCGGAGAAACGTCACGGAAGTGTAAGCCGACCCAATCACCGAAGTAATTGCAGCTGAGAACATTACCACTCCGAAAAGTTTATAGCCTATCTGCCCGGCAGCCAACTTAAATACCGAAGCCGTTGGGTTGCCGGCGTCGATGGCAAGCCCTTGGCTGATCACACCGAGCGAGGCTAAAAACAGAAACACCCGGATAATCGAGGCCACCGTAATGCCCGACGCGGCGCTCGACGTAACCTGCGGCAAGGCGGCCTGCCCTTTCACGCCCGCATCCAGCAGCCGATGCCCGCCGGCAAACGTGATGTAGCCTCCCACCGTGCCCCCCACCAACGTGATGATGGACATAAAGTCGATTTTGGTAGGTGCCACCGTGCGCACCAGCGCCTCGCCCACCGGCGGACCCGACGTAACGGCCACATACACAATGCTTATGATCATGAGCAGGCCCATGATCTGCGCAAATCGGTCCATGGCTTTGCCGGCTTCCTTCACCAGAAAAATAGCGATGGCCATAGCCGCTGTAAGCAGGGCGCCCATTTGGGGCGTGATGCCAAACAGCACTTCCAGGCCCAACCCTGCCCCGGCCACATTACCGATATTGAAGGCCAACCCGCCGAGCACAATGAGCACCGCGATCAAGCTCCCCAGCCCCGGCAGCACAATGTTGGCAATGTCAGGCGCCCGCTTCTCGGCTACGGCGATGATGCGCCAGATATTCAGCTGGACGCCCAAGTCGATGAGCACGGAGGCCAGAATAACGAAGCCAAAACTGGCCCCCAAGGATTGGGTGAAAACGGTGGTCTGGGTGAGGAAGCCGGGCCCGACTGCCGATGTCGCCATCAGAAACGCGGCCCCGAGCAGTACGCTCCAATCTTTTCGTTGCTTCATACGGGCTTTGTAAGCAACGCAGCCTCTAGCACAACTCCTTCATCTGCAAGCACTTGATTAATTTGCTGGGCAAACGCCAATGCGTGTGCGCCGTCGCCGTGAATGCATACCGTATCGGCCTGAATTGCAAGATCTTCTCCGGGTAGCGTCCGGACTTTTCCTTCTTTTACCATGCGCACCACCTGCCGGATGGCTTCGTTGGGGTCGGTGATCAGCGCCTGGGGCAACCGGCGCGAAGTCAGCGTGCCGTTGGGCTGATACGTGCGGTCGGCGAAAACCTCCTGTGCCGTCCGCAGGCCCAGCTTTTGCCCGGCCCTGATCAGTTCGCTGCCGGCCAGCCCATACAGCACCAATTCCGGATTGACACGATGCAGGGCTTCCGCAATAGCCTCGGCGAGGGCCGCATTTACGGCGGCCATGTTGTAGAGGGCGCCGTGGGGTTTCAGGTGGTGCAAAGTGCCGCCTTCGGAGGCTACAAACCCAGCCAATGCCCCTAATTGGTAGACCACCATGTCGAAAGCTTCTTCCGGCGAAACTGCCATTTCGCGGCGGCCAAACCCCACCAGATCGGGCAGACCAGGGTGCGCCCCGATCGCTACGTTGTGTTGCAGGCACAGTCGCACGGTTTTTTTCATTACGGCTGGGTCGCCGGCATGGAAGCCGCAGGCAATGTTGGCCGAGGTCACAAAAGGCAGAATAGCCGCGTCGTGCCCAAGCTGGTAAGCACCGTAGCTCTCGCCCATGTCGCAGTTGAGGTCAACCTGCAAGGGTGGTGTCATGCATTCTCGATTTTAAACTGTAAACTCTTCTTAATCTGCTGAATATCTTGCTCTTGCTTGATGTACAGGCACTGTGCATCTTCCAGTGAAATCCTCTGAAACCGGATTTTTTGCCCCAGCGGCACCTGTGCCAAGCGCGAGAAATCGGCCGTAATCACCTGCGCAATGCGCGGGTAGCCACCCGTCGTTTGATGGTCGGCTAGCAACGCAATGGGGTGGCCTTCGGGCGGCACCTGAATGGTGCCAAAGGTAACAGCGCTGGATAGCAGCTCGCGCGGCTCGTCCCGAAACAAGGCCGGCCCTTGCAACCGGTAGCCCATGCGGTCGGAGTCGGAGGTAACGGTGAATTCCTGGTGCCAGAAATCGTGTTGACTGCTTTCGGTAAACAATTCGTAATCAGGGCCTTGCAAAACCCGAATAACCGGGCTCGCCACGGGCTGCGGGTAGAGCTGCGGGTCGGGAGTCCACTTGGCCTGGCCCCAATCTTTGGCGGGGTAAGCGCCAGCTAAGGCCTGCCAGAGCTTGTGCCCTTGCGGCGTAAGGCCAATGCAAGGCAGCAGATCGCCGGTTTTCAGGGCGCGGCCTCTGAACCCACCGATTTCGGCGCGCAGGTAAGTAGAATAGCTGCCCAGCACCTTCGGAATGGCGAAGCTTCCGGCCACGGCCAGATACGCCCGGATGCCCGAGCGCGGGGTGCTAAACTCCAGCACACTGCCGCGCCGCACCCACACGGGCCGGGCCATTTTTACGCGCTCGCCGTTGAGCACCGGCGACAAATCGGCACCCGTGAGGGCAATCAAATGATCGGCTTCGAAGCGGATGCGGGGGCCTAAGTAAGTGATTTCCAGGCCGGCGCTGTCTTCCGGGTTGCCCACCAGCAGGTTGGCCACGCGTAGGGCTATGGCATCCATAGCGCCGCTTACCAAAATGCCTTGCTTCTGGTAGCCGTGCCGGCCCAGGTCCTGCACCGTAGTCAGCAGCCCCGGGCTAAGAATGTTAAAACTCATACTCGCGGCGGCGTTCGAATTCCTTTTCTGTGATGGCCACAAACCGCACCCGGTCGCCGGCCTGTAACAAGCTCGGCGACGCAGCCTGCGGTTTGAATAGCTGAAGCGGCGTACGCCCAATAAGCTGCCAGCCGCCGGGCGTCTGAATCGGGTAAACGCCCGTTTGCAGCCCGCCGATCCCGACCGAGCCGGCAGGCACTTTGGTGCGCGGCTTGTCTTTGCGCGGCACCGCAATCTTCTCGTTCAGCCCACCTATGTACGGAAAGCCGGGCGCAAACCCGATCATGTACACCAAGTATTCGCCACGCGTATGCAAACTAATTACTTGTTTAACAGATAGTTGGGCGTAATCTGCTACAAACTCCAGATCGGGCCCAAACTTGCCGCCGTACCACACCGGAATCTCCACCACTTTGGAGCGCAGCTTCTCCTTCCGAGTTTCGGCTTGGCGCAGCAGATCGTGAATAAAGTGCGTTACTTCTTCATACGGATTGTAGCGGCCCGCCTGGCTCAGCACCCACGGATCATAGTAAACCGTGACGCTCGCAAAAGCCGGCACATATTCGATGAGGCCCGGAAAAGGGTGCTCGCGCAGGCAGGCGCTGAAGGCCTGCACCCGCAGGTGCGTCGGTAGCTCAATGGCGTCGCCAAACTGCACCACCAGTCCCGAATCGCCCACGGGCGCTAAGTGCGCGGCGGCTGTGCTGCTCGGGTTCCGCTGCGGGTTTTCCATTCTTGCGTCCGTTCGGAGTTGGGGTTAGCTGTGAAAGCTGGCGTTGGTATCTTGGGCCTAAAATAACGAGCAAAAAGCGGCGCACCGACCACCCGACGTGCAGTTTACAAGTATACCACGATTCGACACAAAGACTGCACTGCTATTCAGTGATCAACTCCGGTTCAGAATGAAAAACAGCTTATCTGCGTACGCCAAAGCCGGGTTTCTTGGTTTGGCGCTTGGTACTGCGGCTTGCAGCAAGAAAATGGTTATAACTGATAATCAGCCTGTTGAAAACGGTGTCTCCAAGGAACTGGCCGACAGCCGCAAGCAACGGATCAGCGACATAGCGTATGCGCTTCAGTTTACGGTTCCGGCCCGCAAAGACGACCCAATTCTCGCTTCTGAAACGGTGGCGTTCCGCCTGCACGATATTCAAGCTCCGGTACAGCTCGATTTTAAGGGAAAAGCTGATCATATTAAGTTGTTGACTATCAATCAGAAGCAAGTTGCTATTGATCACCGCAACGAGCACTTGGTATTGCCCGCTTCGGCGCTCAAAACCGGCCAAAATGAGGTAAAAATTGACTTTATCGCCGGCAATCTGTCGCTCAACCGCAGCGACGACTACCTCTACACCTTGTTAGTGCCGGAGCGCGCTCGCACGGTATTTCCCGTTTTCGATCAACCTAACCTGAAAGCGACGTTCCGGCTTTCCTTAACCTTACCGCTTGACTGGCAAGCCGTTGGGAACGGACCACTGCAAGATTCGGCAGTCGTTGGCAGTACCAAAACGTACCGCTTCGCCCCGTCCGATACGATCAGCACTTACTTGTTTTCGTTTGTGGCGGGCAAGTTTACGCGGGTTTCCCGCACGATGGCCGGCCGCCAAATGCAATTTTTGCACCGCGAAACCGACCAGGACAAGCTGCGCCTGAGCCTGGACCCCATCTTCCAGATTCATGCAGATGCGCTGGCGTTTATGCAGCAGTATACCGGCCTTCCGTATCCGTTCCGCAAATTCGATTTCGTCGCGATTCCTGATTTTCAGTACGGCGGCATGGAGCACGTGGGCGCCATCGATTATATGGCCTCCACGCTGTTTTTGGACGAAGGCGCGACGCAGGACCAAAAGATTGCGCGCTCCAACCTGATCGCCCACGAAACCGCCCACATGTGGTTCGGGGACCTCGTAACCATGCAGTGGTTCAACGACGTGTGGATGAAGGAGGTGTTCGCCAATTTCATGGCCGACAAAATCACGCAGGTGGCCGTGGCTAATTCCAACTACGACCTCAAGTTCGTCATCGACCATTACCCCGCCGCCTACGGTATCGACCGCACCAGCGGGGCCAACGCTATTCGCCAGCCACTCAACAACTTACAAGATGCAGGCTCGCTTTACGGCAACATTATCTACCACAAAGCGCCCATCATGATGCGGCAGCTGGAACGACTCATGGGCGCGGAGGCCTTTAAGCAAGGCTTGCAGGAATACCTAAAGAAGTACGCGCACGGCAACGCCACCTGGCCCGATCTGATCGCGATTCTGGATGCCCGCACACCCGCCGATTTGCAGGCCTGGAATCAGGTGTGGGTCAACGAGCCCGGCCGCCCTATCTTCGATTACAGCTTAAAAACGCAAAGCGGCCACATTACCGAGCTCACCCTCACGCAAAAGGCCGAAGACGGTTCCGACCGAATCTGGCCCCAACTGTTTGAGGTGACCTTGGTGTACCCCAACGGCGCTAAAGAGCTAACTGTGAACATGAACAAGCGGCAGGTAACAGTTCCTTCCGCGGCGGGCGCGCCGGCGCCTTCGTACATTTTATTCAACTCGTCGGGGTTGGGCTACGGCGTTTTCCCGGTCGAAAAGCCCATGGCCGCTGGCATGGCGGCATTGTCAAATCCGGTGGCGCGGGCCTCGGCCTACATCAACCTTTACGAAAACATGCTCAACCGCCGGGCTTTGGCTCCGGCGCAGTTGCTGGCCGTGTACCGGCAGGCGCTAACCAGCGAGACCGAAGAACTGAACCTGAAACTGCTAACCGGGCAAATCAGCGATATCTTCTGGAAGTTTTTGCCGCCGCCCGCTCGCGTAGCACTCGCTCCGA
This window encodes:
- a CDS encoding NRAMP family divalent metal transporter, which translates into the protein MKQRKDWSVLLGAAFLMATSAVGPGFLTQTTVFTQSLGASFGFVILASVLIDLGVQLNIWRIIAVAEKRAPDIANIVLPGLGSLIAVLIVLGGLAFNIGNVAGAGLGLEVLFGITPQMGALLTAAMAIAIFLVKEAGKAMDRFAQIMGLLMIISIVYVAVTSGPPVGEALVRTVAPTKIDFMSIITLVGGTVGGYITFAGGHRLLDAGVKGQAALPQVTSSAASGITVASIIRVFLFLASLGVISQGLAIDAGNPTASVFKLAAGQIGYKLFGVVMFSAAITSVIGSAYTSVTFLRSFHAGISRNENRIIIGFILLSTLIFVLVGKPVSLLILAGALNGFILPITLGTMLVAAHRKSVVGEYRHPLFLTFCGLLVVLVMAWMSSRVFIEQAHTLFA
- a CDS encoding LamB/YcsF family protein, producing MTPPLQVDLNCDMGESYGAYQLGHDAAILPFVTSANIACGFHAGDPAVMKKTVRLCLQHNVAIGAHPGLPDLVGFGRREMAVSPEEAFDMVVYQLGALAGFVASEGGTLHHLKPHGALYNMAAVNAALAEAIAEALHRVNPELVLYGLAGSELIRAGQKLGLRTAQEVFADRTYQPNGTLTSRRLPQALITDPNEAIRQVVRMVKEGKVRTLPGEDLAIQADTVCIHGDGAHALAFAQQINQVLADEGVVLEAALLTKPV
- a CDS encoding 5-oxoprolinase subunit C family protein; the protein is MSFNILSPGLLTTVQDLGRHGYQKQGILVSGAMDAIALRVANLLVGNPEDSAGLEITYLGPRIRFEADHLIALTGADLSPVLNGERVKMARPVWVRRGSVLEFSTPRSGIRAYLAVAGSFAIPKVLGSYSTYLRAEIGGFRGRALKTGDLLPCIGLTPQGHKLWQALAGAYPAKDWGQAKWTPDPQLYPQPVASPVIRVLQGPDYELFTESSQHDFWHQEFTVTSDSDRMGYRLQGPALFRDEPRELLSSAVTFGTIQVPPEGHPIALLADHQTTGGYPRIAQVITADFSRLAQVPLGQKIRFQRISLEDAQCLYIKQEQDIQQIKKSLQFKIENA
- the pxpB gene encoding 5-oxoprolinase subunit PxpB, which gives rise to MENPQRNPSSTAAAHLAPVGDSGLVVQFGDAIELPTHLRVQAFSACLREHPFPGLIEYVPAFASVTVYYDPWVLSQAGRYNPYEEVTHFIHDLLRQAETRKEKLRSKVVEIPVWYGGKFGPDLEFVADYAQLSVKQVISLHTRGEYLVYMIGFAPGFPYIGGLNEKIAVPRKDKPRTKVPAGSVGIGGLQTGVYPIQTPGGWQLIGRTPLQLFKPQAASPSLLQAGDRVRFVAITEKEFERRREYEF
- a CDS encoding M1 family metallopeptidase, which encodes MKNSLSAYAKAGFLGLALGTAACSKKMVITDNQPVENGVSKELADSRKQRISDIAYALQFTVPARKDDPILASETVAFRLHDIQAPVQLDFKGKADHIKLLTINQKQVAIDHRNEHLVLPASALKTGQNEVKIDFIAGNLSLNRSDDYLYTLLVPERARTVFPVFDQPNLKATFRLSLTLPLDWQAVGNGPLQDSAVVGSTKTYRFAPSDTISTYLFSFVAGKFTRVSRTMAGRQMQFLHRETDQDKLRLSLDPIFQIHADALAFMQQYTGLPYPFRKFDFVAIPDFQYGGMEHVGAIDYMASTLFLDEGATQDQKIARSNLIAHETAHMWFGDLVTMQWFNDVWMKEVFANFMADKITQVAVANSNYDLKFVIDHYPAAYGIDRTSGANAIRQPLNNLQDAGSLYGNIIYHKAPIMMRQLERLMGAEAFKQGLQEYLKKYAHGNATWPDLIAILDARTPADLQAWNQVWVNEPGRPIFDYSLKTQSGHITELTLTQKAEDGSDRIWPQLFEVTLVYPNGAKELTVNMNKRQVTVPSAAGAPAPSYILFNSSGLGYGVFPVEKPMAAGMAALSNPVARASAYINLYENMLNRRALAPAQLLAVYRQALTSETEELNLKLLTGQISDIFWKFLPPPARVALAPSLEKELWQTMQQQAAPNSKKLLFKAYQSVALTAAAQSQLYRVWEKEQAPAGVKLTEDDYTALALALAVRDYAADGQLLTKQLARIKNPDRRKRMEFLMPALSADEKTRDAFFASLQDAQNREKEARVVAALGYLHHPLRLATSEKYLPKSLALLEEIQLTGDIFFPYSWLQATFGAYQSPTAAATVRTFLQQHPDYNPKLRAKILQATDDLFRAEKLML